gagctcagtgactttcaacgtggcactgtcataggatgcctcctttccaacaagtcagttggccaaatgtctgccctgctagagctgcaccggtcaactgtaagtgctgttagtgtgaagtggaaatgcctaggagcaacaacggctcagccgtgaagtggaaTGCCACACAAGCGCACAGAACAGGACCGCGGAGGGCTGAAGCGCAAAAAtgtatctgtcctcagttgcaacactcactaccaagttccaaactacctccggagcaacgtcagcacaagaactgtttgttgggagcttcatgaaatttgtttccatggccgagcagccgcacacatgcCTAAGATtcccatgctcaatgccaagcgtcagctggagtggtgtaagctcgccaccattggactctggagcagtggaaacccgTTTTCTGGATTGATGAGTCACTACACCATCTGGAAATCGACGgtctaatctgggtttggcgaatgccaggagaatgctacctgccccaatgcagtgccaactgtaaagtttggtgtaggaggaataatggtctggtgctgtttttcatAGATCGGGCTtgtccccttagttccagtgaagggaaatcttaatgctactgcatacaattacattctagacgattctctgcttccaactttgtggcaacattttggggaaggccctttcctgtttcagcatgacaagacCCCGTGCACAACGCAAGATccatacagaagtggtttgtcgagatcggtgtggaagaacttgactggcctgcacagagccctgacctcaaccccatcgaacaccattgggatgaattggaacgccgactgcaagccataCCTAatctccctacatcagtgcccgaccacattaatgctcttgttactgaatggaagcaagtccctgcagcaatgttccaacatctagtataaagccttcccagaagagtggaggctgttgtagcagcaatgttccaacatctagtataaagccttcccagaagagtggaggctgttgtagcagcaaagggggtaccaactccatattaatgcccatgattttggaatgagatgttcgacgagcaggtgtccacatactttttgttttggtcatgtagtttatgtcataacagctgacccAATATGGTCAaaacacctgttgtgacatatgtgttattttatggctggttatgacgcCTACATAAGTGTCAAAACCCATATTTATTCACATGTGTTTtttccctgccaagaagtttcctttcgtttgaaagtttgtttctttaacttgtttgtttgtttttttgttgttgttgttgtgatgaattatttacagtcatgttttttttcATCATATTTTAACTAACTTGTAAAAAATATACTTAATGACactcaagaagcattatgaccatcataatcatataaacCAGATAGGCCTGTCATGTGCATGCCCttatgtcagtcatcagtcaaaaagagggtgtcttgtcctgctcctgaaatctgttCCTGCGTTCATCCCTGTCATCAGAAAGagagcattggggtaggtgcaAGTCTGACAGCAATGTGTGCCCAATTACAACAATATTTTAATATGgtcaatttcagaaaatgttatatAACATAAACATGCTGTTGAAGAGTAGGCTATGGTGAAATGGAATGTTTTGCgttgtgtggtaggttttgacactcttatgtaggtgtcataaccagccataaaataacacaatatatgtcacaacaggttcAAATATATGTGTCataacaagttatgtcagctgttatgacattatgacatggttattatGACCGTTTCATAATGTGTTAAGATGCTGGGTGTCCGGTAGTGTTAccggtttttcattattttttatctGGCATTAGTGCGTAAACCTAAGCTTTGGGGTCACCTGTATGTTAAAACTTCATTTGtcaataaataaatgttaaagCGAAAAATGGGAACTGTACAGTGCATTTTCTATATTTGCTGGTTGGGGTCGGGCATCAGATTCAACCATTATCACATATAGTCAGGCGGTTGCGGATGGGTGAACAATCAACTGACCCCCACATCCCTAATGTTTGTCAAATACAGCTAATAGCTTTCTGCTATTAACTAGGTTAAATAGTCTAATTTCTTTTAGCTTTCTCACGGGAGATCCATGAACATTTAAATATGATAAAAACATCTCATTTGACCAAATGGACATGCTGATAAAATAAAAGcgttcaatgttttttttgtttgacattATTAGCATCCATAACCTGGATCTACAACAGTGTGGGCCAACTGTGTGCAAACAATATTAACACCCACTAGATTCATTCAAAAATATACACTAACTCACTGGAACAGTTCACACGTGTTCTCTGAGGCCTCGCCCAGGACAATGCAAAAAGGCTTGAACATCCAGACTTCAGGTTGGACATTCAAATAATGACAGGACAGTGCTTCATAAAATGTAGCTGCTTCCCGACACAGAATATTAATGACAAAAGTTCTTCAGAATGTTGGTCAAGTTGAAATCAGCTCTTTTCCAAAACAAGGTGCAGGGTATGCTTGTAGCAGAGCAACACTATGCTGATGGGCCAAGCAAAGGAAAACAACATACCGTTTGTTAAAGTAGAATATGCAGCTGTGGTAGGAATAGATTGCTTGGGCTTGTCTATACAAAGATACACATTTGAGACATTTAGTGAGTAATGAAATGTATGATGCATACAGTAGGTGCAAGTCCCAACAACAGTTATGTAAAACTCAATGACTGAAGTTAAGATTACTGACCTAAATACAACTTTACAAGCAGACAACGTACGACTACAGTAGCTCTGTACACAAAATTAACCCTTGAACTGAGGTTACAAGACATTGAATAAATAACGTTAAAAACAGCACACAAAGGAGTTTGTATACAGCAATGCTCCTCAGCCATCACATTCCTGCGTCAAAGAGGAAGACGGTACATGAACATGGCAGTGTTAGAGGATGAGAAACATGGGGGATGTCTCAGAGTAGTGCCAGATGCTGAGCCACGTTGTGCTTGGAGAGGAGTGCAGTAAGAGGCCAGTTATTCAGGTCACCGAGatgccagaggagagagaggggttctgGTCTAACTGCCTCTGTCCAGGGGATGGGGAAATCCCTGCCAACATTTGAGTGTGTGATATCACACCCGCACCACTAAATGGACCCCCGGACTTGAATGTTTGTGTTAAAAAAGGCTCCCCTGTCCTCCATCCCAGATGTGATGTACCCTCCTTGTTCAGGCATTGTGATTATAAAGAGCTGGTGAGTCGGTATTAAGCCTGCAGGGTGGGAGGGGTAAGGCTGGAGCTACTGGGTCTTTCTAGATCACCTCCCTGTTGTTCCGAATTGCACAGCAGAGGACCATACTGAAGATCATACCAATGACCTGAGGAGAGAACAAAAAACTATATTAGTCGACTATAAGCTTGTAATACAGTTTTCTGCAGATTTCTGGTAATATTTTGTAAATAATTATATAATGAGTTACCATATGTAACATAATGTAATTTGTGCCTGAGTGTCAGTAAGACTCTTACCATTACTCCTGCAACACCAATCCCCACATATCCGATAATGTAGAGCTTTTCATTAAAAAAGTCCGTTATTGCATTCAGACAGTTCTGGAAACACACATAGAATAATGTCACTTACAATACCTTAATTCACTTAATAAGAGAACATTAGGGTATCTTCATTAGCCTCTATAGAGCACACAATATCTCTGAAACCCATGATCTAAGCACAGCTATAGGTGCTACTGTACTATAACTAGCCTATAAAACTAGAAATTAATAATCTAATTTGAAATTAGGTAAAATAGATAACTGCCGGCCTAAAGTAATGGCTATCAGACAGTAAAGGAGACAAGAAGTGGAACTACGGTAAACCATGTTGTTTTCAATGGTGTTATACTGCCACCTAGAGGAATATATGATACTGCAGCAGGAGAGCGCAAAGAAGAGTTGTTCGTACCTTTAGGTCTTCTTCACCAGGAAGACACAGAGACGGGTTAGTCACGGAGTCCCCACAGCAATTCAGCTACAAATGGAAATAAAACAGAATATAACAAATAAATATAGCAtatcaaaacatagaaatggaCAACATTGACAATGTGACATGATCAATAAGTACTTAATGAGAGCATAAAGAAAACAGTAGTTTAACTCACAACAGTGTGGTAAATTGCTGCTATTGCCGTCCGGTTGGCATTTTCAGAACCTTCTGAAATAGATTCACTGTAGAACTTTTGAACATCTTCAATGATCTAAAACATAGATTAAGGATGAATTAAAATTGGTCAGAGATTGCAGTATCAATAAATTGTCTTTCATTTAAGTTTAATATCAGACCATTGATTGGAGTGGATATACCTTGTCTTTGCTCATGAATCCAAACACACCTGCAGCAACCTCTGCACCAACGATTACAAGAAGGCAGGCAAAGAACTGCAAAACAGAGAGGGCAGTGACATATTAAgccaataaggcctgagggggtgtggtatatcaccaatataccacgactaagggctgttctaatGCACAACGCGATGCGGAGAGCCTGGatacagcctttagccgtggtatattggccatataccacaaacccctgagaaGCCTTATtgttgttataaactggttaccaacataactaaagcagtaaaaaaaagaaatgttgtcatacccatggtataccgtctgatataccacggctgtcagccaatcagcattcagggctcgaaccacccagttcatTTTAATGCATAGCCTACCATACAGTATCCTGTACATATGGCCAGGAGTTTTCCCAGATCAGGACATATGGTTAGTAAAAACTCAGGGCCTGCTGACAGTATACTCATAAGATAAGCCCACCAGGCACACACTGGTGGAACCAATGTTGTTTTCACATCAGTTCAATGAAATTATGATGacccaacgtggaatagacattgcattgacgtctgtgcccagtgggaggctTGTGTTGACTCAAAATGGTTGGGTAGAGCTAAGATAAAATTGCATTCCACTGAACAGAGACAGGTGCCTAAGGTAAAACTCCCACCAATTACCCACCGAAGCAAGGAGACACTGTGACTCCTTCACAGCTCCACAGCAACCAAAGAATCCCACCAGCGTCATTCCCCCACCTGCACCAATCAGTATGTACACGGCtgaggagagatagacagagagtgaGCGGGGGGAGGTTCAGTGAATCAACAGATGGTGACAGCATTAACAAAGATTGTTGCACATGGACCAAACCATGCAGCAACACAATCTAGATAACTGCAAACTGAAGTGAAGGAATATCCCGTATATAATACAGCTAACATGTTAACATTCTGAAGTGTTCGATGTGGAAAATACAGGAGCTGAAAGGAGATGCAAAATCCTGACAGTTGTGAAAAGTGTCATTAAAACAAGGTACTTTTCACTTCAAAGTGCTAATTGCACATTATTCAAAGTGCCTCTCGGTTGATTGAATATATTTTGCATACCCTGAATATCTTGGTGTTGCTTAAGTAATCCAACGCACATCTTTGCTGAACGTGCAGCAGTACATTTCTCTCATCAACACAACACTCATTTTCAGAGGCATGTGGATGTCGTTAGCTGCTTCATCCCTGCTTGAGCAACATTACCCCTCTCAACACAAGGAGTAGGAAAGATAATCACCTCCCCTCACTACCAGCCCTGTGATGACCCCCCTCCCTCAATACCAGCCCTGTGATGCCCCCCCACACAACTCACTACCAGCCCTGTGATGCCCCCCCACACAACTCACTACCAGCCCTGTGGTGCGCACCCATACCCTTCACTACCAGCCCTGTGGTGCACCCCACACCCCTCACTACCAGCCCTGTGGTGCCCCCCACCCCTCACTACCAGCTCTGTGGTGCCCCCCCACACCCCTCACTACCAGCCCTGTGGTGCCCTCTCACACAACTCACTACCAGCCCTGTGGTGCCCCCCCACACCCTTCACTACCAGCCCTGTGGTGCCCTCTCACACCCCTCACTACTAGCCCTGTGGTGCCCCCCCACACCCCTCACTACCAGCCCTGTGGTGCACCCCCACACCCTTCACTACCAGCCCTGTGGTGCCCTCTCACACCCCTCACTACCAGCCCTGTGGTATCCCCACCACACCCCTCACTACCAGCCCTGTGATGCCCCCCCATACCCATTACTACCAGCCCTGTGGTGCCCCCCCCACACCCCTCACTACCAGCCCTGTGGTGCCCTCTCACACAACTCACTACCAGCCCTGTGGTTCCCCCCCACACCCTTCACTACCAGCCCTGTGGTGCCCTCTCACACCCCTCACTACTAGCCCTGTGGTGCCCCCCCACACCCCTCACTACCAGCCCTGTGGTGCACCCCCACACCCTTCACTACCAGCCCTGTGGTGCCCTCTCACACCCCTCACTACCAGCCCTGTGGTATCCCCACCACACCCCTCACTACCAGCCCTGTGATGCCCCCCCATACCCATTACTACCAGCCCTGTggtgccccccccacccctcacTACCAGCCCGGTGGTGCCGCCCTCCATAACCCTCACTACTAGCCCTGAGGTTCCCCCCCATACTCCTAACTTCCAGCCCTGTGTTGCTTTCCTACACCTCTTATTACCAGCCCTGTGATAGGGTAGTAATGGTACACCAGGGCAGTCCCCATGCTTCGTGTTCAGGGCTTAATCAATGACACAGGCAGGAACTGCTATGGCTGCCTAATTAAACCACATTGGGGTCGTGGTGCGCTAAGGTTGTTTTCGTTGCATAAGAACAATAGACAGGAGGTGTGGCGAAACGGTCCGCTGTGGCTGCGCTGTGGCTGCGCTGTGGTTGGGGGAGGAAACTGGGAACAAGAGGGCTGGCTGAGCTCAAAGCTTATCTCCTGCTTAGCAATGGAAAACACCATGAGACAAGACAGGTGCCTTGCTTTACACAAACAAAGGCACCTACACAGCGACGTTGATAAGAGAGGCCTTCCCAACACATGTACAGCACTCATCCTTATCGATATCTGCCATATCTAAGCATTTGCACTTCTGTGTTGGCCCAGTATTGGTGGAGGATAGCAATGGGCAATGCAAATCTTTGAGAGTTCAGTGTGCAAATCTACTGTGGCTGCTCCCCATAGGCTTGTCTCAGCTTAGACAGACACAGAAGTGACAGAATGGAAAGTGAATCATCTGTAGAGAATGCTGCATATTGCCCCTCTATGgtatctctgtctgttcagtctgGTCTTGTCTCGTCGGGACAGCTGCAATaaggcctttctctctcctatGGTTCTTATGCAGCCCAAGATAATATGTGTCTTGTGTTGCCAAGGCAATATGATAAAAGAATGATCAATCGtagtgatttttgttgttgtcgttgCAACGTCTCCACATTAAATGTGAAGTGAAATGGATAAGAACACATGGTTATGCATGTATTGTTGGCTACAACCaatacactcttagaagaaaataaagtgctatctagaacctaaaagggttc
This is a stretch of genomic DNA from Oncorhynchus clarkii lewisi isolate Uvic-CL-2024 chromosome 17, UVic_Ocla_1.0, whole genome shotgun sequence. It encodes these proteins:
- the LOC139371374 gene encoding CD9 antigen-like encodes the protein MSKVQGGMKCVKYLLFVFNFILWLCGSFVLAVGLWLRFDPETVQLLTGEEAPETFFIAVYILIGAGGGMTLVGFFGCCGAVKESQCLLASFFACLLVIVGAEVAAGVFGFMSKDKIIEDVQKFYSESISEGSENANRTAIAAIYHTVLNCCGDSVTNPSLCLPGEEDLKNCLNAITDFFNEKLYIIGYVGIGVAGVMVIGMIFSMVLCCAIRNNREVI